In the genome of Fulvivirga maritima, one region contains:
- a CDS encoding FecR family protein, with the protein MKNSTEELSVSSNEVAVNEVETPLEFSGKQNINLPDGSTILLNADSKLHYMASHFGDSLREVYLEGEGYFDIKSDKTRPFIVHTGSVNTKVLGTAFNIKAYQNSTSVEVTVTRGKVQVGDQKKTYGVITPNQQIKVNTETNEFKQQEVASEKVVAWKQMYIIMDDMSLKDAVAQLSTRYKKTIVLNNDALGNCHITGTFLEEQTLDHVLNVLCSVVQATYTYEEDGSVLIKGKGCK; encoded by the coding sequence TTGAAAAATTCAACTGAAGAACTATCGGTATCTTCAAATGAAGTAGCGGTAAATGAGGTAGAAACCCCTTTAGAGTTTTCCGGTAAGCAGAATATTAACCTGCCAGACGGTAGTACCATTTTGCTTAATGCTGATAGTAAGCTTCACTACATGGCTTCTCATTTTGGAGACTCACTTAGGGAAGTGTATTTAGAGGGCGAGGGATATTTTGATATTAAATCAGATAAAACCAGACCTTTTATAGTGCACACCGGTAGCGTAAATACTAAGGTGCTAGGTACGGCTTTTAATATTAAAGCATACCAGAATAGCACTTCGGTAGAAGTAACCGTAACCCGAGGTAAAGTGCAGGTGGGCGATCAGAAAAAAACTTATGGAGTAATTACTCCTAATCAACAAATCAAAGTCAATACAGAGACTAATGAATTTAAGCAACAGGAAGTCGCATCTGAAAAGGTGGTAGCCTGGAAGCAGATGTACATCATTATGGATGATATGAGCTTAAAAGATGCCGTGGCTCAGCTGTCAACACGGTATAAAAAGACCATAGTACTTAATAATGATGCACTGGGCAACTGCCACATTACCGGTACATTTCTGGAAGAGCAAACGCTTGATCATGTGCTGAATGTGCTTTGCAGTGTAGTGCAGGCTACATATACTTATGAGGAAGATGGATCTGTGCTTATTAAAGGAAAAGGATGTAAATAA
- a CDS encoding RNA polymerase sigma factor: MHSGGKLLDLISQGDEKAFTSLFHQYQGKVFSIARHITKSSEIAEEAVQEIFMKIWESRAKLSGVQNIESYLFITTRNHVFDVLKKQARQLIEADKIQDPTAFALNKGAFGLLEQENNELLQEAISQLPPQQRNIFIMARQEGKSQEEIAEILNISPLTVKKHMSYALKSIKEQLQRHLKLIAWWIIILHFIA; this comes from the coding sequence ATGCATAGTGGGGGTAAGTTGCTCGATTTGATATCGCAGGGTGATGAGAAGGCTTTCACTAGTCTCTTTCATCAATATCAGGGAAAAGTATTCAGCATAGCCAGGCACATCACTAAATCATCCGAAATAGCGGAGGAGGCTGTTCAGGAAATATTCATGAAAATTTGGGAAAGCAGAGCCAAGCTTTCTGGTGTGCAAAATATTGAAAGTTACCTCTTTATTACTACCCGAAATCATGTTTTTGATGTGCTTAAAAAGCAAGCTCGCCAACTTATAGAAGCAGATAAAATTCAAGATCCTACAGCCTTCGCCTTAAATAAAGGAGCCTTTGGACTCCTGGAGCAAGAGAATAATGAATTGTTGCAAGAAGCTATTTCACAATTACCCCCTCAGCAAAGAAATATTTTCATAATGGCTCGCCAGGAAGGTAAAAGTCAGGAAGAAATAGCAGAGATATTAAATATTTCTCCTTTAACGGTGAAGAAGCACATGTCTTATGCTCTGAAATCTATTAAAGAGCAGTTACAGAGGCACTTAAAGTTAATTGCTTGGTGGATTATTATTCTGCATTTCATCGCTTAG